aaacatgaatgaaatactaagcttgtttgtttttttgaagacagacagactgatagTGTTGGATAATGTTCAAGTTGCAGTAGACTTTCCTGCAAAGTACAGCTTTTCCACTACAGTTTTCCTTCTCTACATCGTACTTCCAACTAGTGTCTAGTTCATAAACCAAAAACctatgcaaaacaaaaaactggtaaaataattaaacaattaattgtATGTATGTCATATTTGGAGACTGCTtcagtgaaaacacagagaaattGGTATAAGGTACTACATCATATAAGGTAAGATCTCACTATATAAAGATTACACCAGTGCACATGAAGTCTGGGtagggaaggaaaaaaaaccaaacaaaacaaacaaaacaagaccaCACCTCAGATAGCAGTCTCACTCTTAGATTGTGATTCCATGGACATGACTGCATGTTTTGCTGAAGTTAGACATCACCACACTGATCAGAACTGATCATACCCCTTTCTACTGATTCATGATTCAGGTGAGCTGTGATCTTGaaagtgcataaaataaaatgatcccTACCCATACAGCCTTCATCGTCAAGAAATGTCTTCGACTTCAAAACtcgtctcctcttcctcctcttacCCTCTAAAATCTGCAATATATGAGATATCCATGAACAATTCAGAACAGACATATTCCTTAAATTCTCTCTCAAGGCTATAAACAACTGTGGTTTGAGGATAAGCTGTCAAAACTAATAAACTGTGTAACGgtaagaagaagaaggaaaaaaaaacccaaaaaacactgtaattacaaaaacacaaatgcacagggCTGCTGGGTTTAGCCTGAGCTATAAAGTTGGTTGTTTTAGGGCAGCATCCTTCACTTGTTTgaatttgcttttgtttacatATGAGCTCATTAAATTATTCACATCAGACCAGTCTCAGGGGTGAAAATGCACATGCGTATGTTATTGTACCATTTCTGAAGATAATATAAATAAGTATTGTTAATTGTATTGTCAACACAACTGGCAAAAGCAACAGAAGGGTGTTTTATTCCTGTGACGGTACCAGTTTCTTACTGATGCTAATAATCCTTACCAttctattataaatatatattctgtttacaaatgtgaataCTTCTCACTTCTTGATGTGAAACAGGCTCTTTCTTCACTTCATTTTCAAGGCTCTGAGTTTGCGGTTCAGGCACCGGTGGAGAATCTGGAATTACTAAGAGAGTGAATGAATGTTGTCAATTAGGatgtgtgcacagagagaaCAATAGTGAAATTTCAGTCaattccctctctccctgcagggagaaattatttctttgttttaatttcaacaCACATGTAATCCTAATGGCTCTTATTTGGACTGACTTGAGAAAAATAGGCAAACTGGAGAAAATTGTTGTTTGCCCACCCTCGTCATCGCTGCTGTCAGGCTGTGGCTGCTTTATTCTGCGTCTCTTCGTCTTCTGACTCTCCCCTTTCTCATCTTCGCTGTCTGACTGCTCAAGTCgctttgttttactgtttacgTGTGGTGGATACATTGAGTGATGATAAATGCAATGTCAGTCATACTATCGATCACAAGAAATtacagaaattaaaatgtaacacatgAAAACTCTTTTGAAAACAGTTCAGTGATATTGCttagaagtttttttttaactcattaaCTCTAACTTacaacacattcacatgttATTTACTGTACTGCCTCTTGaatttacagttacagtgtttggtagatgctcttattcagagcaacttacatttatttttttgataatttatttttattaaacagcCCAATTCAGAGAACAAGATTGAAAATCTTACTTCCCAGTGTCTTTGGAGTCACCTTTCACTGCAGAAGACTTTTTCAGTAATTCCTCTTTTATGGATTGCTTGTGCTCAGGTGAAGAGTGAGACTGTGTTTTGCTCACAGCTGACAATGATGTCAGAGCTCCTTCCACTTcctctttgatgtttttgtctggtTTGTCAGTGGCAGCATTTTCTGTATTAAAAAACGAAAATCAATATAAGTATGAGAACTTGATGACATACTGTTTAAATTTCATGCTAAAAAATACTCACTATCTGCTGGTTTTCCAAAAAACTTGCTCAAAGCATCAGCTTTGGAAGATGGCCTAGTTTTAGCACCTTCAgcctaaataaatatttcattacacacattatAATGCATGTTCAAGATGTACAATACATGTTCATATACattcaatacattttaacacaaaTTGACACAATAAATTCTACACATTTTCTGAATGTCTGCCATTGAGTTATTTATCAGTTATGTCTGTGTTCATCTGTAGTTTCccaaattattttccttttagcGACTCTTCTCTTACCCCTTAGAACACTAACATCAACAAAGAATGTGCAAAAAGCATGGCTCAAAGCACAATTTTTTTGAATATATGGATTTCTATCCAGCTGTTCATGGTAGATAATTTACTAGGCCAACGGACTGATTACAGGAAGGATTATAGTTAATTCTAAAATGAGATACTACCTCATACTTTGTGTTTAAAAAGCATTCATCCATAAGCAATAAGGTCCACAGTATCAGTATTTCAGTTACCCATGGCAACgtatttgcattaaaaataatcaataatacaCACTTACTGGGGATGCATCatctttctgctctgttttcaCCTCTTTGCTGTACTCTTCACTTTTAGGAGTGGCTTTGCTTGAAAACATTCCCATGATGCCCTTAGGCTGTTTGACGCTAATTTTGGAAGCAGCTGCCATGTGGTCATTCAGGCCTGGTTTACTGCCCTCTGTGTCAGGTGCAGCGGCCAAAACCTTTTCCTGAGCTCTCTGTAGCTGTCCAGAGGACACTggtacagcagcagcacagcggATGGCACTATACCTACAGGTATAAAGGATTCTGTTTTATACAGTTACTATAAGTGTACAACTACACTTCTGATTGCCATGCTTTGCAAGTACTGATTAACTTATGGCTTTACCTGGATCTTTTATGCTTATTTATGCAAAACATTCCGATTATGTAATTCACATGTTTTGGAAACAAGACGAGGTATATTTCTGCAAAAACAGCTGAGATAATCTAAGAGACCAATACTCTTGCACATGTACCATTATTGTTCTATATGTAAAAAAGGGAAGAAGAGGATCACTGGCAGATCATAAGTCAAGTGGTTTAAGGCaactaaaatgattttatgTAGGCTGCCCCAAACTGTGGGCCCAAGTATTTAACTACTTCTGAAGAACAGTCTACACGGGTTGTTTAAGATGACTGCAGTCTTGTGGTCTTGATGAACCTAATAAAagcataataaaaacaaaccattccTGAATATTTACCTGTTTTAACTGAATCATGCATATTCCAATAGT
This is a stretch of genomic DNA from Electrophorus electricus isolate fEleEle1 chromosome 6, fEleEle1.pri, whole genome shotgun sequence. It encodes these proteins:
- the pold3 gene encoding DNA polymerase delta subunit 3 — translated: MDDLYLDNIDEYVNDQNKIVTYKWLSLTLGVHVNTAKQMLYHYLEQRRKEKSGATLHATYLVSGKCLENGSMCHKVSVVREEKLEDIKSKLDMTVSIHVYSIQKSELKDSGPLYSTDYDAVKENLKNCNKYSAIRCAAAVPVSSGQLQRAQEKVLAAAPDTEGSKPGLNDHMAAASKISVKQPKGIMGMFSSKATPKSEEYSKEVKTEQKDDASPAEGAKTRPSSKADALSKFFGKPADKNAATDKPDKNIKEEVEGALTSLSAVSKTQSHSSPEHKQSIKEELLKKSSAVKGDSKDTGNKTKRLEQSDSEDEKGESQKTKRRRIKQPQPDSSDDEVIPDSPPVPEPQTQSLENEVKKEPVSHQEILEGKRRKRRRVLKSKTFLDDEGCMVTEKGYESESYSESEDDFKASSYPSEDSVSLKQSLGKREEEKKLKEKGQKKAPAAANKATKQATIFGFFQKK